The following nucleotide sequence is from Rubrobacter radiotolerans DSM 5868.
GCCGCGATCACGGCCCTCGTCCTCGCTCATCTCCCGCTCGCCGTGATCGAGGGCGTTTTCACCGCGACCGTCGTGCTCTTTCTGTACCGCGTCGCTCCGGCCCTGATCGGCCTCCCGAAGCCTCCGAAGCCAGCGGTTGACGAGGCGGCTCCGGCCGTCGCGTCCCTGCAGGAAGGACGCTGACGTGCGGCTCGCGCTCGACCGTCACGCGCACCTCGACTCGCCGCTTCACCGCTGGGACCCGAGGTTCAGGATACCGGCACTCCTCGCGCTCGCGTTCGCGTTCGCGTTCGTGAAGGACCTGCGCCTCGTGCCCGTGATCCTCCTCGTAAGCCTCGCGCTATGCGTGCTCTCGCGCCTTCCGGCCCTCTTTCTCTGGAGTCGTCTGAGGTACCCGGGCGTGTTCGTGCTCGTGCTCGGAGTCGTGCTGCCGTTCTTCTCAGGGGAGACGGTGCTCGTGGATCTCGGGCCGGTCGCAGTCCGGGAGGAAGGGTCGCTCGCGTTCTTGCTTGTCGTCTCGCGCTTCGTGGCGATCGTGCTCGTGTGCCTCGTAGCCTTCTCGACCTCGACGATGCGCGAGAACATCGCCGCCCTGCGTGCCCTCGGCGTCCCGGCGCTCCTTACGGACCTCGCGCTCTTCACCTACCGCTACCTCGACGAGCTCGGCGACTCCCTCTCCCGGATGCGCCGCGCAACGCGGCTCCGGGGCTTCTCGGGCACGAGGCTCGGGGCGAACCTCTCGACCTTCGCCGCGCTTCTCGGGAGCCTCCTCGTGAGAAGCCACGAACGCTCCGAGCGGGTCTACCACGCTATGGTCCTCCGCGGCTACGGTTCTGAAGTCCCAGTGGCCTCTGCGGACACCACCCGACCCCGGGCTGCGGACGCGGCGGCGCTCCTTGCCGCGCTCCTCGCAGCCCTCCTGCTGGCGGCGGCTCAGGTGGCGCTCGGATGAGGGCGTCGCGGCTCGCGCGCCCGGAACGGACGCTCGCTCTCTCGGTGAGCGGTCTGCGCTACGCCTACCCGGACGGTCCGACGGCGCTCGACGGGCTCGACCTTGAGGTGCTCGCCGGGGAGCGGGTCGGGGTCGTCGGCCCGAACGGCGCGGGCAAGACGACCCTTTTCCTTGCGGTCTGCGGCGTCCTCGCTCCGCAGGCCGGGAGCGTCGCCGTCCGGGGCGAGCCGGTCCGGCCGGGGAGGTTCAACCCGGAGGTCGGGCTCGTCTTCCAGAACCCCGACGACCAGCTCTTCTGTGCCTCGGTCTTCGAGGACGTCGCCTTCGGCCCGAGGAACATGGGCCTTGCGGAGGGAGAGGTCGAGCGGCGCGTGGAGCAGGCGATGAGCGCGACCGGCGTCTCTGGGCTCTCGGAGCGCGCGCCGCACCACCTCTCGGGCGGGGAGAAGCGGATGGTCGCGATCGCAAGCACTCTGTCCCTGCGTCCGAGCCTGGTGATCTACGACGAGCCCTCGGCGAACCTCGACATCCGCTCGCGCAGGCGCCTGATCGACTTCCTCAAGCGCGCGGACCACTCCTTCCTTCTTGCCTCGCACGACCTGGAGCTCGTCCTTGAGGTCTGCGACCGGGTCGTCGTGCTCGACGGAGGTCGCATCGCTGCCGACGGCGGGACGGAGCGCGTGATGTCCGACGCGGCGCTCATGGAGAGACACAGCCTTGAGAAGCCGCACTCGCTCGTCCCGCACCGCGAGGCACCAGAGGGAGCGCAGGGCGCATGAGGATCGAGCTTTACCCGATCGGCTACGTCAGGACAGCCCCGGGCAAGGTCCCGCGAAGCTGGCGCACCTCGGAGCTCGAAGGGGAGGTCGTCCTCGATGGAGCCTACGCCGAGGGCCTTGCAAACGTCGAGGCGGGACAGAGGCTCCTTGTCGTCTTTAACTTCCACGAGAGCGAGCCTTTCTCCGAAGACCTCCTCACCCAGACGCCGAGGAGCGCGGACGGCGAGCCGCGCGGCGTCTTCAGCACCCTCTCGCCCCGAAGGCCGAACCCTCTGGGGGTCTCGATCGTCACGGTGCTCGCCCGGGAAGGCACGACGCTCCGGGTGCGCGGCCTCGACATGCGCGACGGCACCCCCGTCCTCGACCTCAAGCCCTGGCGCGGCGACGTGGCGGGCTCGCCCGTCTTCCCGGACCGCTAGCGTCCCGACCGGGACATTCTCTCGACAGGCCGCAGGCCATCGGGGAAGGGCGGGCCTTTCGGGGCGGGTGTTCTGCTAAACTGCCCGGTGGGAAATCCGGAAAGGAGAATGTATGCCGAAGTACGTGATTGAGCGCGAGCTTCCCGGCGCGGGAGACCTCTCGGCGGAGGAGCTGCAAAGCATATCGCAGACCTCGTGCAACGTCCTCAACGACCTCGGACCGGAGATACAGTGGGTCCAGAGCCAGGTCACGGACGACAAGATCTACTGCACCTACATCGCCCCGAACGAGGACATGATCCGCCAGCACGCAGAGAAGGGCGGCTTCCCGGCGGACAGGATAAGCGAGGTCCGCTCCGTGATAGACCCGACCACCGCCGAGGTCTAACCCCGAAGTACCGTTCGGAACCGGGTAAGCAGAAGGGGAGGTCCCGCTAGAGGCGACCTTCCCTTTTTTTCGGGAGATCAGCGCAGCGTGAAGTAGACCGTCGTGCCGCGCCCGGCTTCGCTCCCGAGCCAGAGGCGACCGCCGTGACGCTCGACGCCCTGTTCGGCGGCGTAGAGCCGGGCGTAGGGCTCGTCGCTCGGGGAGAGCGGCTCGAAGGCGGCTCCGGCCTCGGCCATGTCGAAGCCCGGTCCGTTGTCCCGAAGAAAGAACACCGGGACTTCTCTGGGAGCAGCTTCCCGCTCGACGCGCCCGAAGACGAGCCGGGGCCTCGGACTGCGGGAGGCCGCGCGCCAGGCGTTCTCGAAGAGGATGCCGACCGTCTCGGCGAGCGTCTCCCGGTCCCCCTCGACAACGAGACCTCCGGCTACGATCACGTCCACGTCCCGCCTCGACGCGGTCCTTCTCAGGCGCTCGGCGGCGGAGCGGGCGAGCTCGCTCAGGTCAACGGTTGCGCGCTCGAACTCATCCCGGAAAACAGCATCGAGAGACTCGAGCTTCGCAAGGAGTGCCTCGACCCTGCCGGTGGTCCCGGCCTCGGACCTCAGCGTCCCCCGGAGCTGCCGGAGGTCGCTCCCGAGGTCCCGGATGGCGGAGCGGACCGAGCGAAGCAGGGCCGCGTTCTGCCGGCGCAGCTCCTCGTACCGCGCCCTCTCCCCGGCCCTCCGACGCTCCTCGGCCGTTACGTCCCGGAGGTACACAACGGCGGCTGCGGCGTCCCGGTAGCGGGCGGGCGAGGCGGCGACCTCGACCTCTACGGGCTCTCCGTCGGCGCGCTTCCAGGTCATTCGCGTGCGGGGCTCGTCCTCTCCCCGGTCGGTCAGCCGCATCCCGGAGCGAACCGCCCGCTCGGCGTCTTCGGGGACGAAGTCGAACACGGAACGTCCGGAGATCCGCTCCGGGCTCTCGCCGAGGATCTGGGCGAGCGTCCCGTCCACCTCGAAGAGCCGCCCCTCGCTCCGGACGGCGAAGCCCCCGCCGGAGACGCTGCTCGCCGCCGCAAGCGTCGCCCGTCGGAGTCCTTCGGCCTGCCGGAGCCCTCGCTCGGCCTCTCGCAGCCACGTTACGTCGCGGACGAGGCCGCGCACGACGCCCGGCGTCCCGTCTCCCTCGCCGGGAGCGACCCGCACCTCTTCGCGCAGGATCAGCGCCTCGCCCGAGGCCGTCCTGAAGCGGTACTCGATGTAGCCTTCCTCCGGCCCCACTTCCCCCCCGTCGCCTCCGTCGTCCTCCTCCTTCGGTCGGGCCGCGAACGAGGTCCGGAAACGTTCGAGGTCGGCGGCGTCCTCGGGGTGGACGGGGAAGTCCGGCGTGCCGGGAAGCCCGTCGAGCCACGCGCCGTCGAGGGTCGTCTCGCCGGAGGAGAGGTCGGTGGTGTAGAGGAGCAGCGGCACGCGGGAAAGGACCTCCCGGTAGCGGCTCTCAAGGCTCGCCAGGTCCGCCTCGACGCCCCGGAGAACGCTTCTGTCGGTGAGGATCAGGGCCGCAACTCCCGACTCGTCGGGGACCAACTGCGCGTCGAGACTCCGAACCGAACCGTCCTCCCGCGGGAGTTCTACAGGTCCATCGAAGCCGTCTGCGGGAAGAACATCCCGGAGCGGCCGGCCCGCAAGGTCCTCCGGCGCGCCTCCGAGCATCCCGGCGGCGGCGCGGTTCGCCCGGAGGACGCTCGCCGCGTCCGGGTCCGGGGAGTCGAGAAGGAGCGTTCCCTGAGGCGCGGCGTTCTCAAGGAGGCGGCTCTCGGCCCGGAGCCTCTCCCGGTCGCGCGCGACGGAGCGCAGGCGAACGAGCACAAAGACAAGGACGAGGAGCGAGAGCGCGAGCGCCGCGCCCAAGGACCAGAAGAGCAGACCGTAATCCGCCATGTCGTCGTCTCCCTCTCCCTTCTCTCTACCAGATCTCCCGCGGCTGAGCCGTCTTTCCAAAGAACCCCGGAGGTCGGTGCTCTCGGACGCGCTCTCCCGGACCTTCGGCGACCGCCCCGCGCCCTGCAAGAAGTTCCGGCCAGGGGTGATTCTACATATCCGGTCCGTCCCCGGAGCGGCATGCCGCAACGCACGACGTTCTTCGCGGTTCCTGCGAACCCGATGCGGCCCGCGGGACAGGCCCTTATGCCGGAGAGCGGGTTGACTTAAGATGTCAGAGAGACCGGGAAAGAGAGGTTTGTCGGGAGGAGAGTGCATGCAGGAGCTGAGCGCAGGCGTCAGAGCGAGGAACTTCGAGCTACCGGACGAGCAGACGATGCCCTGGATCCTCTCCGGAGAGCTTGAGATCGGAGCCGTAGTCCTTGTCTTCTACGGTGGAGACTGGTCCGCCTACGACAACGGTCAGCTCGCCGGGCTGGCGAGAGGGTTTGAGGAGTTCGACCGGCGGAGGGTCAACCTCGCCGCGATAAGCGTCGACCCCCCGGCCTCGAGCCTCGCTCTCAAGAACAAGCTCATCCTCCCCTTCCCGCTGCTCACCGACCCCTACGGAGAGGTCGCCCGGCTCTACGGCCTGTGGAACGAGCGGGAGGCCGAGGTCCGGCCCGGCCTCGTCGCAATAGACGCGGACGGCACGATCCGGAGCACCCTCGTCGGGGACGACCTTGCCGACCGTCCGACCGAGGACCAGATCTCCGAGACGATCCGGAGCCTCAAGGGCCGTACTCCGGGCGCAAGACCGGCGCGCAGGCTCGGAGAACCGGAGGTACAGGTAACCTCAGATCAGGTCCCCGAGCCGGACAACTCCGCTCCGCAGATGCTCTCGCTCGAACGTCTCGTCTCCTACTTCGACGGGGCGATCACCGCAACCCAGATTCTCGGGAGCCGCCTGGAGACACGCCGCCGCTCCAGAAGCACCCTCGCCGAAACCGAGCGAATAGGCAAGACGCTCCGCCTCTACCGGGACTACCTGCGCGAGACCGCCTGGATGCACGGCCTCGACTTCTAGGCTCCGCTTCGAGCCGCCGCCTCTAGGGGAACCGCCGCGTCCGGCCCGCGCGTTGTAAAGTCTTCGGGAACGGCAGGAAGAGACGTGTTTCGGGGTCTCCGAACTGGAGGTGGTAACGGAAGCCGTGTGGATCTTTGTCGAGCGTGAGCGCCGCAGGCCGCGGGCCTTCTGGAGGCTCCTCGTCCAGTTCAGCGTCTTTTTCCTTCTCTCGGCGTTCGGGGTACTTCTCGTCGGTACACCGGCTGTGCTCCTCGGCGGTACCAGCACCGCCGCCGCGGACGCCTTCTTCTACATGAGCACCTCGATAGTCTCACTCCTTACTCTCTTCGCGAGCCTCGCGCTCGCGGCCCGATTTCTCGACCGGCGTCGCTTTCGGGACTACGGCTTCAACCTCGACCGGGGCTGGTTTCTCGACCTGGGCTTCGGGGCGCTCCTCGGGGCGGCGCTGATGGCCGGGATCTTCCTTGTACAGCTCGCCTTCGGCTGGATCACGGTCACCGGCACCTTCGACTCTGGCTTCGAGGGTGTCCCGTTCGCGATTGGCATCCTCCCTCCGCTCGTGATCTTCCTCTGCGTCGGCGTCTGGGAGGAGTCGTTCTCGCGGGGCTACCAGCTAAAGAACATCGCCGAGGGGCTGAACTATCCGGCGCTAGGCCCGAAGGGGGCCGTGATCGCAGCCTGGATCATAACTTCGGCGGTCTTCGGCCTCCTCCACCTCGGGAACCCGAACGCGAGCCTCCTCAGCTCCTTCAACATCGCCCTCGCAGGCATCCTGCTCGGCGTCGGCTACGTCCTTACCGGGGAGCTAGCCATCCCCATCGGCATCCACATAACCTGGAACTTCTTTCAGGGCAACGTCTTCGGCTTCCCGGTCAGCGGCCTGACCGGCATCGGGGGCTCGTTCGTCACCGTCGAGCAGGGCGGCCCCGACCTCTGGACCGGCGGCGAGTTCGGCCCCGAAGCCGGGCTCCTCGACCCGATAGCCGTAGCTCTGGGGAGCCTCGCTATCTTTCTCTGGGTCAGGCTGCGCCAGGGACGGGCCGGTATCCTTGCCGCCGTCGCTGAACCACCCAAGGCTCCGGAACCGTCCGTCCGCCGGGCGGAGTCCCGCCCCGACTCCTAAGGGTCCCCGTCCGGGACTTTCGGCGCGCCCGCTGGGCGCGTAGCCTCGCTCTTGTGCGGTGCGTTTCCGGGCATCTCGGCTCTGTCTTACACCCGGCGATCACGGCCGTTCGAGCGACGAGACCCGCCCGGCATGGCTTCTCTGCCTCCGCTCTTCTACGGAGTAGAGACGCAGTAAAAGGCCGACGGTCGGAGGGTTGCGGCGGGCCTGGGCCAGGCAAAAATCACTCATTTGGGCGATGCGCCGTCGGTCCGGGTGGCTCTATCCTGTCCCGTACAGCGAGTGCGCAGGGAAGGGATAGAAACAGTGGAGAGAGTTGCCGGTGGTCTGCGGTGCGCGCTCGTTCTCACGCTCTGCGTGACGGCGCTCGCGGGCTGCACCGGCGGGTCGCTTAGCGGCCACACGCAGAGCTGCTCCTCGTCCGGGGGCCTTCTTCAGGAACGGACGGTGAGCTGCGAGGGGACCGCGGAGTCCCTGGGCGGGCGCATGGGCATCGAGTTCGGCGACGAGGACGACCTCTCCGGCGAGTACCGCCTGGAGGCGAGCATCTCCGTCAGGAGCGGATCTGCCGAGGTCTACGGCGGGGACGAAGACATCCCCCTCGGGAACGTCTCGGCCGGGGAGCCGCTCACGGTAAGCGAGACCGTGGAGCTGTCGAGGAGCGACCCGGTCGTGTTCACGCTCGACGCGGGCGAGGGCGAGAGGGTCGACGGGCTGACCTACTCAGGCGTCATCACCCGGCGGTGAGGTCCGGCAGAAGACGTACCCCGAAAAGGAGCGAAGGACATGCTGTTCACGATCATCTTCACGGCGTTCGGTCTTCTCGCCTGCGTGGCGGCCGGGGTGCTGCTGTACTTCAGAAAGAAGGCACTGGACAACACGGCCGCGATGAGCGCGACCGAGACCTCCCCGGCCAGGAGCGTCGCGGGCGCGGGACCGGGCACGACCGTCGAGGTGAAGGGCACCCTGAAGTGCGAAGAGCCGCTGACGGGCGAGATGTCCGGCGAGACGTGCGCCTACTACAAGTCGCAGGTGATCCGCGAGTACCGCGACACGGACCGCGACGCCGACGGCGACACCCGGACGCGGCACAAAACCGAGGTCGTTGCCTCGAACGAACGTTTCGCGCCCTTCGCCGTCGAGGACGGCTCGGGCCGGGTGGAGGTTCGGGCCGAGGAGGCCGAGGTGGACGCCCTTCGGGTAGTCGAGCGCTTCGAGCAGGATGCGGGCGGAGGCGGCATAACGCTCGGCGGGATGAGGTTCGACTTCGGCCACGGGGAGCGGACGATCGGCTACCGCTACGTCGAGAGCGTCCTGCCGGTGGACAAGCCGGTCTACGTTCTCGGGGCCGTAGGCGGTGACGGAAGGATCTCCGCCGCAGGCGAGGGCAGGTTCCTTGTAAGCTACCGCTCCGAGGAGCAGCTCGAGAAGAAGTACCGCAAGGACGCGCGCACGCTCGCCGTCGTCGCCGCCGGGCTGTTCGTCTTCGGGCTGATCTTTATCGCCGTCGGCGTCGGCAGCGCGGTCGTCTGAGTCAACTGTTCCCTACGGCCCTGGAGGAGGTCCCCTTGAACACCGCGACCGCAGAGCGGGGACAGTTGAGCACGACCGGTATCGTCACCGGACACGTCCAGCGTACGCGCCGGAGTTTCGAGCGGCCCGGAACCCTTATCCACCCGGTCGTCGAGTTCGTCCCGCAGAGCGGCCGGCCGGTCCGGTTCGAGTCGCCGCTCGGGAGCAACGTCCCGCCGAGAATAGGCGAGCGGGTAACGGTCTTCTACGACCCGGAACGCCCCCTAGAGACCGCCGAGGTCCCGCCCGGGGACGTGCTCCGGCTCGGGAAGTGGCACCTGCTAGTGGTGGCGACGATCTTCCTTGTCCCGGCCGCGCTCTTCGCGCTGCTCGTCCTGAGCGTCATAGCCATCTCGCTGCTTTAGCCGCCGGCGCTCGGAACGGTCAGCGGCGCAAACGCGTCGCGCTGCGAAAGGCTCCGCGATAAGCTAGGCTAGAAGCCCATGAAAGCGGCGCTTTTCGGAGGGAGAGCTTGGCGATAGTCGTCCAGAAGTACGGTGGAAGCTCGGTCGCCACCTCGGAGCACATAAAGGCCGTTGCGGAGAAGGTCGGGCACGCCAGGCAGACGGGCGACGACATCGTTGTCGTGGTGAGCGCGATGGGCAAGACGACCGACCGCCTGCTCCGGCTCGCCGGGGAGGTCAGCCGCGATCCCTCCCCCCGGGAGATCGACCAGCTCCTCGCCACGGGTGAGGAGCAGTCCGTCGCTCTTCTTGCGATGGCGCTCCACGACCGGGGCGCGGACGCCGTCTCGCTCACGGGGCCGCAGGCCGGATTCCGCCTCGAAGGCCGCTACGGCTCGGGCGTGATCTCCGAGATCCGCCCCGACCGCATCCACGACCTGCTCGGCGAGGGGCACATCGTTATCGTGGCGGGCTTTCAGGGGATGAACTCCCTGGGCGACGTGATGACGCTCGGGCGCGGCGGCTCGGACACGACGGCCGTCGCCCTCGCGGCGGCGCTCGGGGCGGAGCGGTGTGAGATCTACACCGACGTAGACGGCATCTACACGACCGACCCGCGCATCGTCCCGGAGGCCCGGCGCATCCCGGTCATATCTTTCGAGGAGATGGCTGAGATGTCCTGGCGCGGGGCGAAGGTGATGCACCCGCGGGCGGTCGAACTCGGGGCGCTTCACGGCGTCGAGATACACGTCCGGTCCTCCTTCGATGAGGGTCCGGGCACGGTCATAACCGGAGGAGAGAGATTGGAACGCCTTGAGACGCGCGAGACGGTCGCGGGCATCGTCCACGACTACGACGTCGCCCGCATCACCCTGAACGCGATAAGGACCGGCCCCGGCACGCTCAGCAAGGTCTTCACCCCGCTCGCGGAGCGCGGCATCTCGGTCGACGTCGTTGTCGAGAGCGGGGCTCAGGGGGGCGCCGCGGACATCGCCTTCACGGTAAAGAAGGGCGACTTCGAGGAAACGATGCGCCTGACGCGCGAGGTCGCGGAGGAGCTCGGCGGCGCGGCAGAGGGCGAGCAGGATTTGGGTAAGGTCTCGGTCGTGGGGACGGGAATGCTGAACCGGCCCGGATACGCAGCGAGGATGTTCCGGACGCTCGGGGAGGCGGGAATACCGATAAGGCTCGTCTCGACGTCGGAGATCCAGGTCACGTGCGTTATCGACGCCGGAAACGTCGAGGAAGCGGTCAGGAGGCTCCACCGGAGCTTCGAGCTGGAGCAGGTCGCAGAAGAGGTCGCCGAGACCTCACAGGACGGGAGGACAGATGTTTAGCGGGACTTTCACGGCGCTCATAACGCCCTTCAAAAACGGCGAGGTAGACGTCGAGGCGCTCGAAGGTCTGGTCGAGTTCCAGATCGAGGGCGGCGTCTCGGGCCTCGTTCCGTGCGGCACGACGGGCGAGTCCCCGACTCTCTCGGAGGCCGAGGACCGGGTCGTTATCGAGACGGTCGTGCGAGTGGCGAACGGTCGCGTCCCGGTTATCGCCGGGACCGGCTCCAACTCGACGGACATGGCGATCAAGTACACCAAGATGGCCCAGGAGGTCGGCGCCGACGGCTCGCTTCAAGTATCACCGTATTACAACAAGCCAACGCAAGACGGGCTCTACGCGCACTTCGCGACGATCGCGGAGAGCACGGACCTTCCGATAGTCGTCTACAACATCCCGGGTCGGACGGGGGTTACGGTCGCGCCGGAGACGATGGCGCGTCTGTCGGAGATCCCGAACATCGTGGCCACAAAGGACTCGACGCTCTCGATGGCTTCGGCGGCGGAGACGAAGCGGCTTTGCGGCGAGGAGTTCGACCTGCTCTCTGGCGACGACCCGGTTACGCTCCCGATCATCGCGCTCGGCGGGACGGGCGCCATAGCGGTCGCTTCGAACATCGCCCCGCGCGCCTACTCGGAGATGACGAACGCCGCGCTCTCGGGGGACTTCGGACGAGCGCGGGAGCTTCACTACGACCTGCTCAGGTTGTTCAACGCCCTCTCGGCGCAGACGAACCCGATCCCGGTAAAGACCGCGGCCTCGGTGCTCGGGCTCTGCTCCGACGAGATGCGTCTCCCGATGCAACCGATGAGCGGCGAGGCCCTCAAGAAGCTCCGGAGCGACCTCGAAGAGCTTTCGCACCTCCTCCCGACGCCGGAAGAAGTGAAGTAGCTTGACGCGAATAGCGGTAATCGGAGCGGCGGGCAGGATGGGCCGGGAGCTCTGCCGCGCCGTCCTCGACGACCCGGAGTGTACCCTTGTTGGCGGCGTCGTCGAGCCCGGAGACCCTTCCATCGGGGCGGACCTCGGGACGCTCTCTGGCGCGGGCGAGGCCGGAGTCTTTGCGACCGAAGAGCCGCCGGAGGAGGCCGACGTCCACATCGAGTTCACGAGCCCGGAGGCGACGGTCGCGCACCTCGCCTACGGCAAGCCGGTGGTTATCGGGACCACGGGGCTCTCGGCGGAGCAGACAGAGGAGGTCGAGGCGGCGGGCGAGAGGACGGCCGTCGTCCTCGCGCCGAACATGAGCGTCGGGGTGAACGTCTTGCGGGAGGTCGTCTCGGAGGTCTCGCGCAAGCTCGGACCGGCCTACGACATCGAGGTCGTAGAGACGCATCACCGGCACAAAAAGGACGCGCCTTCGGGGACGGCGATCTTTCTCGGGCGAGCCGCCGCCGAGGGGCGCGGGCAGGTCTTCGAGGAGGTCGCGGTCCACGGGCGGGAGGGCGTCGCGCCCAGGCGAGAGGGAGAGATCGGAGTCCACGCCCTGCGCGGAGGGGCGGTCGTCGGGGAGCACCGCATAGTCTTCTACTCCGAGGGCGAGGAGGTCGAGGTTGTTCACCGCGCTTTGTCGAGAAGGACCTTCGCCGACGGGGCCGTCCGCGCCGCGAAGTTCGCCGCGAGCGCAGAGCCCGGCTT
It contains:
- the cbiQ gene encoding cobalt ECF transporter T component CbiQ, whose amino-acid sequence is MRLALDRHAHLDSPLHRWDPRFRIPALLALAFAFAFVKDLRLVPVILLVSLALCVLSRLPALFLWSRLRYPGVFVLVLGVVLPFFSGETVLVDLGPVAVREEGSLAFLLVVSRFVAIVLVCLVAFSTSTMRENIAALRALGVPALLTDLALFTYRYLDELGDSLSRMRRATRLRGFSGTRLGANLSTFAALLGSLLVRSHERSERVYHAMVLRGYGSEVPVASADTTRPRAADAAALLAALLAALLLAAAQVALG
- a CDS encoding energy-coupling factor ABC transporter ATP-binding protein yields the protein MRASRLARPERTLALSVSGLRYAYPDGPTALDGLDLEVLAGERVGVVGPNGAGKTTLFLAVCGVLAPQAGSVAVRGEPVRPGRFNPEVGLVFQNPDDQLFCASVFEDVAFGPRNMGLAEGEVERRVEQAMSATGVSGLSERAPHHLSGGEKRMVAIASTLSLRPSLVIYDEPSANLDIRSRRRLIDFLKRADHSFLLASHDLELVLEVCDRVVVLDGGRIAADGGTERVMSDAALMERHSLEKPHSLVPHREAPEGAQGA
- a CDS encoding SAM-dependent methyltransferase, with protein sequence MRIELYPIGYVRTAPGKVPRSWRTSELEGEVVLDGAYAEGLANVEAGQRLLVVFNFHESEPFSEDLLTQTPRSADGEPRGVFSTLSPRRPNPLGVSIVTVLAREGTTLRVRGLDMRDGTPVLDLKPWRGDVAGSPVFPDR
- a CDS encoding DUF4242 domain-containing protein; its protein translation is MPKYVIERELPGAGDLSAEELQSISQTSCNVLNDLGPEIQWVQSQVTDDKIYCTYIAPNEDMIRQHAEKGGFPADRISEVRSVIDPTTAEV
- a CDS encoding PAS domain S-box protein — its product is MADYGLLFWSLGAALALSLLVLVFVLVRLRSVARDRERLRAESRLLENAAPQGTLLLDSPDPDAASVLRANRAAAGMLGGAPEDLAGRPLRDVLPADGFDGPVELPREDGSVRSLDAQLVPDESGVAALILTDRSVLRGVEADLASLESRYREVLSRVPLLLYTTDLSSGETTLDGAWLDGLPGTPDFPVHPEDAADLERFRTSFAARPKEEDDGGDGGEVGPEEGYIEYRFRTASGEALILREEVRVAPGEGDGTPGVVRGLVRDVTWLREAERGLRQAEGLRRATLAAASSVSGGGFAVRSEGRLFEVDGTLAQILGESPERISGRSVFDFVPEDAERAVRSGMRLTDRGEDEPRTRMTWKRADGEPVEVEVAASPARYRDAAAAVVYLRDVTAEERRRAGERARYEELRRQNAALLRSVRSAIRDLGSDLRQLRGTLRSEAGTTGRVEALLAKLESLDAVFRDEFERATVDLSELARSAAERLRRTASRRDVDVIVAGGLVVEGDRETLAETVGILFENAWRAASRSPRPRLVFGRVEREAAPREVPVFFLRDNGPGFDMAEAGAAFEPLSPSDEPYARLYAAEQGVERHGGRLWLGSEAGRGTTVYFTLR
- a CDS encoding peroxiredoxin family protein; this encodes MQELSAGVRARNFELPDEQTMPWILSGELEIGAVVLVFYGGDWSAYDNGQLAGLARGFEEFDRRRVNLAAISVDPPASSLALKNKLILPFPLLTDPYGEVARLYGLWNEREAEVRPGLVAIDADGTIRSTLVGDDLADRPTEDQISETIRSLKGRTPGARPARRLGEPEVQVTSDQVPEPDNSAPQMLSLERLVSYFDGAITATQILGSRLETRRRSRSTLAETERIGKTLRLYRDYLRETAWMHGLDF
- a CDS encoding CPBP family intramembrane glutamic endopeptidase, whose protein sequence is MVTEAVWIFVERERRRPRAFWRLLVQFSVFFLLSAFGVLLVGTPAVLLGGTSTAAADAFFYMSTSIVSLLTLFASLALAARFLDRRRFRDYGFNLDRGWFLDLGFGALLGAALMAGIFLVQLAFGWITVTGTFDSGFEGVPFAIGILPPLVIFLCVGVWEESFSRGYQLKNIAEGLNYPALGPKGAVIAAWIITSAVFGLLHLGNPNASLLSSFNIALAGILLGVGYVLTGELAIPIGIHITWNFFQGNVFGFPVSGLTGIGGSFVTVEQGGPDLWTGGEFGPEAGLLDPIAVALGSLAIFLWVRLRQGRAGILAAVAEPPKAPEPSVRRAESRPDS
- a CDS encoding E3 ubiquitin ligase family protein; its protein translation is MLFTIIFTAFGLLACVAAGVLLYFRKKALDNTAAMSATETSPARSVAGAGPGTTVEVKGTLKCEEPLTGEMSGETCAYYKSQVIREYRDTDRDADGDTRTRHKTEVVASNERFAPFAVEDGSGRVEVRAEEAEVDALRVVERFEQDAGGGGITLGGMRFDFGHGERTIGYRYVESVLPVDKPVYVLGAVGGDGRISAAGEGRFLVSYRSEEQLEKKYRKDARTLAVVAAGLFVFGLIFIAVGVGSAVV
- a CDS encoding DUF3592 domain-containing protein, whose product is MNTATAERGQLSTTGIVTGHVQRTRRSFERPGTLIHPVVEFVPQSGRPVRFESPLGSNVPPRIGERVTVFYDPERPLETAEVPPGDVLRLGKWHLLVVATIFLVPAALFALLVLSVIAISLL
- a CDS encoding aspartate kinase; translated protein: MAIVVQKYGGSSVATSEHIKAVAEKVGHARQTGDDIVVVVSAMGKTTDRLLRLAGEVSRDPSPREIDQLLATGEEQSVALLAMALHDRGADAVSLTGPQAGFRLEGRYGSGVISEIRPDRIHDLLGEGHIVIVAGFQGMNSLGDVMTLGRGGSDTTAVALAAALGAERCEIYTDVDGIYTTDPRIVPEARRIPVISFEEMAEMSWRGAKVMHPRAVELGALHGVEIHVRSSFDEGPGTVITGGERLERLETRETVAGIVHDYDVARITLNAIRTGPGTLSKVFTPLAERGISVDVVVESGAQGGAADIAFTVKKGDFEETMRLTREVAEELGGAAEGEQDLGKVSVVGTGMLNRPGYAARMFRTLGEAGIPIRLVSTSEIQVTCVIDAGNVEEAVRRLHRSFELEQVAEEVAETSQDGRTDV
- the dapA gene encoding 4-hydroxy-tetrahydrodipicolinate synthase, with the protein product MFSGTFTALITPFKNGEVDVEALEGLVEFQIEGGVSGLVPCGTTGESPTLSEAEDRVVIETVVRVANGRVPVIAGTGSNSTDMAIKYTKMAQEVGADGSLQVSPYYNKPTQDGLYAHFATIAESTDLPIVVYNIPGRTGVTVAPETMARLSEIPNIVATKDSTLSMASAAETKRLCGEEFDLLSGDDPVTLPIIALGGTGAIAVASNIAPRAYSEMTNAALSGDFGRARELHYDLLRLFNALSAQTNPIPVKTAASVLGLCSDEMRLPMQPMSGEALKKLRSDLEELSHLLPTPEEVK
- the dapB gene encoding 4-hydroxy-tetrahydrodipicolinate reductase — its product is MTRIAVIGAAGRMGRELCRAVLDDPECTLVGGVVEPGDPSIGADLGTLSGAGEAGVFATEEPPEEADVHIEFTSPEATVAHLAYGKPVVIGTTGLSAEQTEEVEAAGERTAVVLAPNMSVGVNVLREVVSEVSRKLGPAYDIEVVETHHRHKKDAPSGTAIFLGRAAAEGRGQVFEEVAVHGREGVAPRREGEIGVHALRGGAVVGEHRIVFYSEGEEVEVVHRALSRRTFADGAVRAAKFAASAEPGFYSMADVLR